The proteins below are encoded in one region of Sulfolobus sp. A20:
- a CDS encoding RNA-guided pseudouridylation complex pseudouridine synthase subunit Cbf5, whose amino-acid sequence MEGRGNPKVTGVLPIGIENATKIMSYITKAGKEYVCVMQVHCDVNIDEITKIVEMFKGRIYQRPPVRSSVRRRLRIRTVYDIKILDYDKKFVLLKIESDSGTYMRKICHDIGIIYGCGAHMRELRRTKSGVFTESTNLITLQDLSEALYLFRNCKDETELRKILMPMEYGTCGMPKIIIEDSAVNAIAYGAPLAIPGIVAYQNFAKNDTVAILTLKGELVAIGNTVTNSSEIQNAKKGIVVNLNRVFMQRDLYPRAWKKHE is encoded by the coding sequence ATAGAGGGGCGGGGCAATCCCAAGGTAACGGGAGTACTTCCCATCGGTATAGAAAACGCTACGAAGATTATGAGCTACATCACTAAAGCGGGTAAAGAATATGTATGCGTAATGCAAGTCCATTGTGATGTTAACATAGATGAAATTACTAAAATAGTAGAAATGTTCAAGGGAAGGATATACCAGAGACCACCTGTTAGATCGTCAGTCAGGAGAAGGCTGAGAATTAGGACAGTTTATGATATAAAAATACTTGATTATGATAAAAAATTTGTTTTGTTAAAAATAGAATCAGATTCAGGAACTTACATGAGAAAAATATGTCACGATATAGGCATAATTTACGGCTGTGGAGCACACATGAGAGAGCTCAGAAGAACTAAGTCTGGAGTATTCACAGAGTCCACTAACTTGATCACATTGCAAGACTTATCAGAGGCATTATACTTATTCAGAAACTGTAAAGATGAAACTGAGTTAAGAAAAATATTAATGCCAATGGAATATGGTACGTGCGGAATGCCTAAAATAATAATAGAAGATTCAGCAGTAAATGCTATAGCATATGGAGCACCACTAGCGATACCGGGAATAGTAGCATATCAAAACTTCGCAAAAAACGATACAGTTGCAATATTAACGTTAAAAGGCGAGTTAGTGGCTATAGGTAATACCGTAACAAACTCCTCCGAAATTCAAAACGCCAAGAAAGGAATAGTAGTCAATCTGAATAGAGTTTTTATGCAGAGAGATTTATATCCTAGAGCATGGAAAAAACATGAGTGA
- a CDS encoding class I SAM-dependent methyltransferase: MSEYVINEVINGIPITLISSNNVFSKKELDLGTRLLLENLIIPDEGIVADVGCGYGPIGIYIAKRNAKVKVYMIDVNHIAIKLVNKNAEINGVKERVVIIKSDIFKAIPTEVKFNAIYSNPPLSKGVEFIKKLEEEAYDRLYSKGFIQLVVYKGEANVIKIFEKRFRIDNLKRKKGYSIITIVKD; the protein is encoded by the coding sequence ATGAGTGAATACGTAATAAACGAAGTGATAAACGGAATACCCATAACCCTTATCTCATCTAATAACGTATTTTCAAAAAAAGAACTAGATTTAGGGACGAGATTACTTTTAGAAAATTTAATTATACCAGATGAAGGAATAGTAGCTGATGTAGGATGTGGCTATGGTCCAATAGGAATATACATTGCCAAGAGAAATGCAAAGGTAAAAGTCTATATGATTGACGTAAATCACATAGCAATAAAATTAGTTAACAAAAACGCCGAGATAAATGGAGTAAAGGAGAGGGTAGTAATCATTAAATCCGATATCTTCAAAGCAATTCCAACTGAAGTAAAATTTAATGCAATATATTCCAATCCCCCACTCTCTAAAGGAGTTGAGTTCATAAAGAAACTAGAAGAAGAAGCTTATGATAGGTTATATAGCAAAGGCTTTATACAATTGGTAGTGTATAAAGGGGAGGCTAACGTTATAAAAATATTCGAGAAAAGATTTAGGATAGATAATTTGAAAAGGAAGAAAGGTTATAGCATAATAACGATAGTTAAAGATTAA
- a CDS encoding tRNA(Met) cytidine acetyltransferase TmcA gives MFTNYFLDAKKGYYRHLAFVQSPSYLDLSLSLVKDYLRVNKNPTVIYAFHPWADKERLESFRQILPNIVDIDYSNSDKYLGLTGDLVILDAVSDFRPNYISRFIDMARGGGLVIIYSDNILKNKLYRNSLSRDGIVNDLFERRFLQKALSHRGIIVFDDKINFIPYSSAETHKPFKKIPQRPNIPIQLHEVCMSADQNKVLEESLFILESGKRTLVVTAPRGRGKSASVGLFLSYLVNKEIFSNIVVTSPTYFSSQEIFNFLMKGLSVLRAKFSLGESRDGKIMRVRRGETRVKWLPPDLAEDEEGDLIVVDEAAAIGMENLDYIIRKYDKVILVTTIHGYEGSGKAFLKFVDKLKKGLLVKHVKLEYPIRYAKGDPVERFLYDVFLLDAEAPEVSSITNYKITRVSQEELFSNDDLLKKVYGILVEAHYRNSPDDLMLLGDMAFQRIYVYWADDNPISVAQVVYEGNLREEEIVNISDGVKNEGHLIPHRIIKYVRFLDFGKLKGWRVMRIAVTPEFQGKGIGSKVLDKVIEEAEGEGIDWVGSSFIADQRVLRFWLKNGFTPVYLSSIKNQELNGYSCIVIKPLSNRAKEMVNNLSKLLKDKLLRTSHQVYFNVNPCVLALLLDNTPPVNNGLSEIPSLYIDKIKAYINGILPYNSIAEASHSLVTNYFLLLPKTKLAEELECSLIARVLQGKSWYHAGLMLGISSREVEKRVKKGLSELLKIFVDA, from the coding sequence ATGTTTACAAATTACTTCCTTGACGCAAAAAAGGGATATTACAGACATTTAGCTTTTGTTCAATCTCCTTCCTATCTTGATCTAAGCTTATCTTTGGTAAAGGATTATTTGAGAGTTAACAAAAATCCTACTGTGATTTACGCTTTTCATCCATGGGCTGATAAGGAACGTCTCGAGAGCTTTAGGCAAATCTTACCTAATATTGTAGACATAGATTATTCTAACTCAGATAAGTATTTAGGACTTACCGGAGATCTAGTAATTTTAGACGCTGTAAGTGATTTTAGACCAAATTATATTTCACGTTTTATAGATATGGCTAGGGGGGGAGGATTAGTAATTATATATTCTGATAATATTTTGAAGAATAAATTGTATAGGAATTCTCTGTCCAGAGACGGTATAGTAAACGACTTATTTGAGAGAAGATTTCTCCAAAAGGCTTTATCACATAGGGGCATTATCGTATTTGATGATAAAATTAATTTCATACCTTATTCATCTGCTGAAACTCATAAGCCATTCAAGAAAATTCCTCAAAGGCCAAATATACCAATTCAATTACACGAGGTTTGTATGTCTGCAGATCAAAACAAAGTCTTAGAAGAATCTTTATTTATTCTAGAGAGTGGTAAGAGGACTTTAGTTGTAACAGCTCCGAGGGGTAGAGGTAAAAGTGCTAGTGTAGGCTTATTCTTATCATATTTAGTGAATAAGGAGATATTCAGTAATATCGTAGTGACCTCACCTACATATTTCTCCTCTCAAGAAATCTTCAATTTCTTAATGAAAGGTTTATCAGTTCTTAGGGCTAAATTCAGCTTAGGTGAGTCGAGAGATGGAAAAATAATGAGAGTGAGACGTGGAGAAACTAGGGTTAAGTGGTTGCCTCCAGACTTAGCTGAGGATGAAGAAGGTGATTTAATAGTAGTTGATGAAGCTGCAGCGATAGGAATGGAAAACTTAGATTACATTATAAGGAAATATGATAAGGTAATATTAGTAACCACAATTCACGGTTATGAGGGTTCTGGGAAGGCATTCCTAAAATTCGTGGATAAACTCAAAAAGGGACTCTTAGTTAAACACGTTAAATTGGAGTATCCAATAAGGTATGCTAAAGGAGACCCAGTAGAGAGATTCTTATATGATGTTTTTCTATTAGATGCTGAGGCTCCGGAAGTTAGTTCTATAACAAATTATAAGATTACTAGAGTTTCTCAAGAAGAATTGTTTTCTAATGATGATCTGCTGAAAAAGGTTTATGGCATTTTGGTAGAGGCTCATTATAGGAATTCTCCAGACGATCTGATGTTATTAGGAGATATGGCTTTTCAAAGGATTTATGTTTACTGGGCAGACGATAATCCAATCAGCGTTGCTCAAGTAGTTTACGAGGGCAATCTAAGAGAGGAAGAGATAGTTAATATATCAGATGGCGTAAAAAACGAGGGCCACTTAATTCCTCATAGGATTATAAAATATGTTAGATTTCTCGATTTTGGTAAGCTTAAGGGCTGGAGAGTTATGAGGATTGCTGTAACTCCAGAATTTCAAGGAAAGGGAATTGGAAGCAAAGTGTTAGACAAAGTGATAGAAGAGGCAGAAGGAGAGGGAATTGATTGGGTTGGTTCATCTTTTATAGCTGATCAGCGAGTTTTACGTTTTTGGCTAAAGAATGGTTTTACTCCTGTTTATTTATCGTCAATAAAGAATCAAGAATTAAATGGTTATTCTTGTATTGTAATTAAGCCTTTAAGTAATAGGGCTAAAGAGATGGTAAACAATTTGTCAAAGCTATTGAAGGATAAGTTGTTAAGAACTTCACATCAAGTTTACTTTAACGTTAATCCTTGTGTATTAGCATTACTACTTGATAATACTCCTCCCGTTAATAATGGGTTAAGTGAGATTCCAAGCTTGTATATAGATAAGATTAAAGCATATATTAATGGTATTTTGCCCTATAATTCTATCGCTGAAGCTTCACATTCTTTAGTCACGAATTATTTCCTATTATTACCTAAGACGAAGTTAGCTGAAGAATTAGAATGTAGTTTGATAGCTAGAGTTTTACAAGGAAAGAGTTGGTATCATGCTGGATTAATGTTAGGGATAAGTAGTAGGGAGGTTGAGAAGAGGGTAAAGAAAGGATTAAGTGAATTGTTAAAAATATTCGTAGATGCGTGA
- a CDS encoding DUF1286 domain-containing protein, whose amino-acid sequence MRLRTHYVFSSGLLCLVDTFLSGDFFIYFLFSALISVIGNLIIDRLGHKEVLTKQGQIPVRTPLTHTLPRSVLWGVLSIIPIVTLLFLYDNSFSNTFFPIVIDGVIVGPSHMLLDVFTEKGIYVKKGGKWRRFALAHYKYDNPFVNGLAIVIGVLMLIASLYLK is encoded by the coding sequence ACACGTTTTTGTCTGGGGATTTCTTCATTTATTTCCTCTTCTCTGCCCTAATTTCTGTTATTGGTAATTTAATTATTGATAGGTTGGGGCATAAGGAGGTATTAACTAAGCAAGGGCAAATACCAGTTAGGACTCCTTTGACTCATACTCTGCCTAGGAGTGTCCTTTGGGGTGTTTTATCCATTATTCCGATAGTCACTCTTCTATTCCTCTACGATAATAGTTTCTCTAATACTTTCTTTCCTATAGTAATAGATGGTGTAATAGTAGGTCCTTCTCACATGCTTTTAGATGTTTTTACTGAAAAGGGGATATATGTGAAGAAGGGTGGGAAGTGGAGGAGGTTTGCTTTAGCCCATTATAAGTATGATAATCCTTTCGTTAATGGGCTGGCAATAGTGATTGGTGTTCTAATGCTTATAGCCTCATTATATTTGAAATGA